From the Thermovirga lienii DSM 17291 genome, one window contains:
- a CDS encoding Aldehyde ferredoxin oxidoreductase (PFAM: Aldehyde ferredoxin oxidoreductase, N-terminal domain; Aldehyde ferredoxin oxidoreductase, domains 2 & 3~COGs: COG2414 Aldehyde:ferredoxin oxidoreductase~InterPro IPR013983: IPR001203~KEGG: tai:Taci_0803 aldehyde ferredoxin oxidoreductase~PFAM: aldehyde ferredoxin oxidoreductase; Aldehyde ferredoxin oxidoreductase~PRIAM: Aldehyde ferredoxin oxidoreductase~SMART: Aldehyde ferredoxin oxidoreductase~SPTR: Aldehyde ferredoxin oxidoreductase, tungsten-containing), with protein sequence MENMKLLAEWSYEPAKAHRGYTGKTLKINVGERTFEAKDVTEDMKEKFVGGRGFGLKLLWDAVKDTTKWNDPENEIVISGGPLCGITQYPGSGKFYAVFISPLTEQTYDSNAGGHFGPLLKFAGWDALEIQGKSDKDVVVVIDGDEGKVKIFESPFEDINAYSITETLHEYFSDPNDINDRKHVSVITAGKGAEHTYWGCLNSSFWDSHRKIARLKQAGRGGGGTVFRDKKIAALVVKSHNLSGTANDPVDVDTLTKVGLKLHKEIFTLDAKQCRMRTVGTPHLNEIMNEYHLLPTHNYKFGQHPEADKIHSKVYEKLFTQGIPDGCWYGCTLACAKAVDHYTIKTGPCKGQVVTVDGPEYETVAGLGSNVGVFDPEFTIEANFYADHYGLDTISLGTGIAFVCECYELGYITKEHTNGLELKFGNKDDIMELIHRMAEGKDEFAKIVGMGVRRMKDIFAEKFGAPRDILEKIGMEGQGIEVSEYVPKESIAQWGGYFLTLKGPQHDEAWLIFMDRVNKQLPTFEDKAEALHYFPNFRTWFSLVGLCKLPWNDIEPADNATKYPPQEAAKVPEHVQNYVDIFNAVTGKNITKEELILQSERVYNFQRVFQLRLGKGTRKHHNIPDRALGPVFPDEWEARAEYYDNELKQAGVSPEGMPTEEKIKKLNEIRRKQWEELVDAVYKRRGWDRNGIPTVETLKRLGIDYPEVVAVVEKHAKPEDRW encoded by the coding sequence ATGGAGAACATGAAGCTGTTGGCCGAATGGTCGTACGAACCGGCAAAGGCCCATAGGGGCTACACAGGCAAGACCCTGAAGATCAACGTAGGAGAAAGGACGTTCGAGGCCAAAGACGTAACCGAGGATATGAAAGAGAAATTTGTGGGAGGAAGGGGTTTCGGACTTAAGCTCCTCTGGGACGCAGTAAAAGATACCACTAAGTGGAACGACCCAGAGAACGAGATAGTCATATCGGGGGGTCCCCTTTGCGGCATAACTCAGTATCCTGGATCAGGTAAGTTTTACGCCGTTTTTATTTCTCCTCTTACCGAGCAAACCTACGACAGCAACGCCGGCGGGCACTTTGGACCACTGCTCAAGTTTGCCGGATGGGACGCCCTGGAAATTCAGGGCAAGTCTGACAAAGACGTGGTTGTAGTGATAGACGGCGACGAAGGAAAGGTGAAAATTTTCGAATCACCCTTTGAGGACATAAATGCTTACTCAATCACCGAAACTCTTCATGAATATTTCAGTGACCCCAACGACATCAACGATAGAAAACATGTCTCCGTAATTACCGCTGGTAAGGGCGCTGAGCACACATACTGGGGATGCTTGAACAGCAGTTTTTGGGACAGCCACAGAAAGATAGCTAGACTCAAACAGGCAGGTAGAGGCGGCGGTGGAACCGTATTCAGAGATAAAAAAATAGCTGCATTGGTGGTGAAATCCCATAACCTATCTGGTACAGCCAACGACCCCGTAGATGTAGACACCTTGACAAAAGTGGGACTTAAGCTACATAAGGAAATATTTACCTTGGACGCTAAACAGTGCCGCATGCGTACTGTCGGAACTCCTCACCTCAACGAAATAATGAACGAATACCATCTGTTGCCAACGCATAACTATAAGTTTGGCCAGCACCCCGAAGCTGATAAGATCCATTCGAAAGTCTATGAAAAGCTCTTTACCCAAGGGATTCCTGATGGCTGCTGGTATGGCTGCACATTGGCCTGCGCAAAGGCTGTAGACCACTACACCATAAAGACCGGACCGTGCAAAGGTCAAGTGGTCACTGTGGATGGTCCTGAGTACGAAACAGTCGCAGGGTTAGGTTCTAATGTCGGTGTATTTGATCCAGAATTTACAATTGAGGCCAACTTCTATGCAGACCATTACGGTCTGGACACCATATCTCTAGGAACCGGCATTGCGTTCGTTTGCGAATGCTACGAACTTGGTTACATCACAAAAGAACATACCAACGGACTTGAGCTTAAGTTTGGAAACAAAGATGACATAATGGAACTCATCCATAGAATGGCCGAAGGGAAAGATGAGTTCGCGAAGATAGTCGGTATGGGCGTTCGCAGAATGAAAGACATTTTCGCAGAGAAGTTCGGCGCTCCAAGAGATATACTCGAGAAAATAGGCATGGAAGGACAAGGCATAGAAGTGTCAGAGTACGTGCCCAAAGAATCCATCGCCCAGTGGGGAGGATACTTCCTCACGCTGAAAGGCCCCCAGCACGATGAGGCATGGCTCATATTCATGGATCGCGTGAATAAGCAGCTCCCAACGTTCGAGGATAAGGCCGAGGCTCTGCACTACTTCCCCAACTTCCGAACCTGGTTCTCACTGGTGGGTCTCTGTAAACTACCATGGAACGATATCGAACCTGCGGACAATGCCACAAAGTATCCTCCACAGGAGGCAGCTAAAGTACCAGAGCACGTACAGAATTACGTTGACATTTTCAATGCCGTAACCGGTAAAAACATCACAAAAGAGGAGCTAATACTACAGTCGGAGAGGGTTTACAACTTCCAGAGAGTATTCCAGCTAAGACTAGGCAAAGGCACCCGCAAGCACCACAATATCCCGGACAGGGCCCTTGGGCCAGTCTTCCCCGACGAATGGGAAGCAAGAGCTGAATACTATGACAACGAACTAAAACAGGCAGGCGTAAGCCCCGAAGGCATGCCTACTGAAGAAAAAATCAAGAAACTGAATGAAATCCGGAGAAAACAGTGGGAAGAGCTAGTGGATGCCGTATACAAACGCCGCGGCTGGGACAGAAACGGCATTCCAACGGTGGAGACCCTCAAGAGGCTCGGCATTGATTATCCTGAGGTAGTGGCAGTAGTCGAAAAACATGCAAAACCAGAGGATAGGTGGTAA
- a CDS encoding sulfur carrier protein ThiS (PFAM: ThiS family~TIGRFAM: thiamine biosynthesis protein ThiS~InterPro IPR003749: IPR010035~KEGG: tai:Taci_0802 thiamine biosynthesis protein ThiS~PFAM: thiamineS protein~SPTR: Thiamine biosynthesis protein ThiS;~TIGRFAM: thiamine biosynthesis protein ThiS), producing MITVNGETMEWEEGLTVQDIIERKKYTFPLLAVWINDSPVPREDFSSTKVPDGAKVQIIHMISGG from the coding sequence ATGATCACGGTGAACGGAGAAACCATGGAATGGGAAGAAGGTCTAACGGTACAGGACATAATAGAGCGAAAAAAGTACACTTTTCCTCTCTTGGCCGTTTGGATCAATGACTCTCCTGTTCCCCGGGAAGACTTCAGCTCTACCAAGGTACCAGACGGGGCTAAAGTGCAAATCATCCACATGATAAGTGGTGGTTAA
- a CDS encoding hypothetical protein (KEGG: aco:Amico_1351 hypothetical protein~SPTR: Putative uncharacterized protein), producing MSSRDEKEKKDNFKKKLNDEEETVTVGDILEAMSEPKYPSYIKDLLYVIQEWMYSALSGDIDYQAEDFFQGYAERNIGDPEILFASLEWLEKFADILPAPHMPKGKSDAVVLCVGTIDLEEGMRMAVDYASLFGRGKCKKVWVVSESWSIPDTARYIHHIRVLRSQGVDFRFLLVTPWGWTEIPLFDDSFSYGRLYWENAMWPEDASRMSSQRNKKKDSNT from the coding sequence ATGAGCTCCCGTGATGAAAAAGAAAAAAAAGACAATTTCAAAAAGAAACTTAACGATGAAGAAGAAACTGTAACTGTTGGAGATATTTTGGAGGCAATGTCGGAACCTAAGTATCCTTCATATATAAAGGACCTTTTATATGTAATTCAGGAATGGATGTACTCTGCGTTGAGTGGTGACATAGATTATCAGGCGGAGGACTTCTTTCAGGGGTATGCGGAAAGAAATATAGGCGATCCAGAGATTCTATTTGCCAGCTTGGAGTGGCTTGAAAAATTTGCGGATATACTTCCTGCACCTCACATGCCCAAAGGGAAAAGCGATGCTGTTGTCCTTTGCGTAGGAACCATTGATTTGGAAGAGGGCATGCGAATGGCTGTAGACTATGCATCTTTATTCGGAAGAGGTAAATGCAAGAAGGTGTGGGTTGTCAGTGAGAGCTGGTCCATTCCAGACACAGCGAGGTATATTCATCATATAAGGGTTCTTAGGAGCCAGGGGGTAGATTTCCGTTTTTTGTTGGTAACCCCTTGGGGATGGACGGAGATACCTCTATTTGATGATTCTTTCTCCTACGGCAGATTGTACTGGGAAAACGCAATGTGGCCTGAGGATGCCAGCCGAATGTCAAGCCAGAGAAACAAAAAGAAAGATAGCAATACCTAA
- a CDS encoding isochorismatase hydrolase (PFAM: Isochorismatase family~COGs: COG1335 Amidase related to nicotinamidase~InterPro IPR000868~KEGG: aco:Amico_1352 isochorismatase hydrolase~PFAM: isochorismatase hydrolase~SPTR: Isochorismatase family protein), with protein MKLFDLSAQKSQFLLIDAQEKLVPMVENERKFLRNVKILLKACELMEIPVKYTEHYPSGLGATVKELLDGMPQNSRSFEKIHFSCCEEKDFHTFLQFAGRDQIIVAGIETHICVLQTVSDLINQEYQVFVAADACSSRNIENHNMALETMRQFGAVVLPTESIIYRLLRRAGTQTFKSLLPYFK; from the coding sequence ATGAAACTCTTTGACCTCAGTGCCCAAAAAAGTCAATTTCTACTCATCGACGCTCAGGAAAAACTAGTGCCCATGGTGGAAAACGAGAGAAAATTCTTGAGAAATGTAAAAATCCTTCTCAAAGCCTGTGAATTAATGGAAATCCCCGTCAAATACACTGAACACTACCCCTCCGGCCTGGGGGCTACTGTAAAAGAGCTCCTTGATGGAATGCCACAGAATAGCCGAAGCTTCGAAAAGATCCATTTCTCCTGCTGTGAAGAAAAAGATTTCCACACTTTCTTGCAGTTTGCCGGAAGAGATCAAATAATCGTGGCAGGAATAGAAACTCATATCTGTGTCCTACAAACGGTGTCCGATCTGATAAATCAAGAGTATCAAGTTTTCGTGGCAGCGGATGCGTGCTCAAGTAGGAACATAGAGAACCACAACATGGCATTGGAAACCATGAGGCAATTCGGCGCAGTGGTGCTTCCGACGGAATCTATAATCTACAGGTTGCTCCGACGCGCTGGAACTCAAACATTCAAGAGCCTTCTACCTTATTTCAAATAA
- a CDS encoding beta-lactamase domain protein (PFAM: Metallo-beta-lactamase superfamily~COGs: COG1234 Metal-dependent hydrolase of the beta-lactamase superfamily III~KEGG: tai:Taci_0809 beta-lactamase domain protein~SPTR: Metallo-beta-lactamase family protein;~manually curated) has product MNEQKTLPNRSPQSFIRFLGTGGSRFTVMSQLRASGGLWFQWGKMAFSIDPGPGSLVRMHQNTPPLDPASLDGILLSHKHLDHSSDLNVLVEAMTGGGFTKRGILIAPSDALNGEEKILYSYLKPKISKIYSWRDGEEYSLSPDGKLKVEGVSLIHHGVECYGMIFREGNEPLWGLISDTKLESHWIKRFSGCSVLVINMTLSHKRANLDHLSPEDVKVIIEELNPALTIITHFGRGVLKEGPCKIAERLSINGHRIVPAEDGLIVNLGKFSDNI; this is encoded by the coding sequence ATGAACGAACAAAAAACTTTGCCAAATAGGTCACCTCAATCCTTTATTCGTTTTCTCGGCACAGGTGGAAGCCGTTTCACCGTAATGAGCCAATTGAGGGCATCAGGGGGCCTGTGGTTTCAGTGGGGGAAAATGGCCTTTTCGATAGATCCTGGCCCGGGCTCCCTGGTGAGAATGCACCAAAACACTCCCCCGTTGGACCCCGCTAGTCTGGACGGTATATTACTAAGCCATAAACACCTGGATCACTCCTCCGATTTAAACGTTCTGGTTGAAGCCATGACTGGAGGGGGATTCACTAAAAGGGGCATCCTAATAGCGCCATCCGATGCATTAAATGGCGAAGAAAAAATTCTTTATAGTTACTTGAAACCCAAAATATCTAAAATTTATTCATGGAGGGACGGCGAGGAATACAGCCTTTCTCCAGATGGAAAATTGAAAGTAGAAGGTGTTTCTCTCATACACCACGGAGTTGAATGTTACGGAATGATCTTCAGAGAGGGGAATGAGCCTCTATGGGGATTAATAAGCGACACCAAGCTGGAAAGTCACTGGATAAAAAGATTCTCGGGGTGCTCTGTCCTTGTAATCAATATGACCTTGTCTCACAAAAGAGCGAACCTGGACCATTTGTCACCCGAGGATGTTAAAGTAATAATAGAAGAACTGAACCCAGCGCTAACGATCATCACCCATTTCGGCAGAGGCGTGCTTAAAGAGGGACCATGTAAAATAGCTGAAAGACTGTCCATTAATGGACATCGCATCGTACCTGCAGAAGATGGATTAATTGTAAACTTGGGTAAATTTTCTGATAACATATAA
- a CDS encoding malic protein NAD-binding protein (PFAM: Malic enzyme, NAD binding domain; Malic enzyme, N-terminal domain~COGs: COG0281 Malic enzyme~InterPro IPR012301: IPR012302~KEGG: tai:Taci_0810 malate dehydrogenase (oxaloacetate-decarboxylating)~PFAM: malic protein NAD-binding; malic protein domain protein~SPTR: Malate dehydrogenase (Oxaloacetate-decarboxylating)), with product MVLDKIKALELHRRTKGKFDIYPTININNEEDLSLAYIPGSVPAALAIKDDIGKSYEYTGRGNRIAVITDGSAVLGLGRVGPYAAMPVIEGKCLIFKLFGDVNAIPICLDCHDVEEIVHIAATLSPSFGGINIEDISSPRTFMIVRELQNKVDIPVLCDDQHGTAVVVLAALWNALEVQGRKIEDLKIVVCGAGAAGISVTELLLAAGAKNIIVLNSSGILSESNPHMNNIQQELALKTNPEGIKGGLSEAIEGAHLFIGLSKGNILKPQHIRKMGKDPIIFAMALPEPEIHPEEAYAAGASIVGTGLPEYPNAMPNLHTSPGIMRGLLDVRATCLSTTMLLEAARALANVVDRRRLSPQKITPDVFCDEVSPCVAEAVGQAAIREGFASLTLPEGQIYHNLWESLYGNKLSRH from the coding sequence ATGGTCCTGGACAAAATAAAGGCATTAGAACTCCACAGGAGAACGAAGGGCAAATTTGATATATACCCGACTATCAACATAAACAACGAGGAAGATCTATCCCTGGCCTACATCCCCGGCAGTGTACCTGCAGCTTTAGCGATAAAAGATGACATTGGGAAAAGTTATGAATATACAGGTAGGGGAAACAGAATAGCCGTGATCACTGATGGCAGCGCGGTCTTGGGATTAGGAAGGGTGGGCCCATATGCTGCAATGCCCGTGATAGAAGGCAAATGCCTTATTTTTAAACTCTTTGGCGACGTCAACGCAATTCCTATATGCCTGGACTGCCATGATGTGGAAGAAATAGTGCATATAGCAGCTACACTTTCTCCATCGTTTGGAGGTATAAACATAGAAGACATATCCTCCCCTAGAACGTTCATGATAGTAAGGGAACTACAAAACAAAGTTGACATACCGGTTTTGTGCGATGATCAACACGGGACGGCCGTGGTAGTACTAGCTGCTCTCTGGAATGCCCTTGAGGTCCAAGGAAGAAAAATTGAGGACCTAAAGATCGTAGTATGTGGTGCAGGAGCAGCAGGTATCTCTGTAACCGAACTGTTACTGGCGGCAGGAGCTAAAAATATAATAGTTTTAAACAGCTCCGGCATACTTTCTGAATCCAACCCCCACATGAACAACATCCAGCAGGAACTAGCCCTCAAGACAAACCCCGAGGGTATCAAAGGCGGACTATCTGAAGCCATTGAGGGGGCTCACCTATTTATAGGGCTCTCAAAGGGAAACATCCTAAAGCCTCAACATATACGCAAAATGGGTAAGGACCCAATAATCTTCGCAATGGCTTTACCTGAACCAGAAATACACCCCGAAGAAGCTTATGCAGCTGGTGCTTCGATAGTGGGCACAGGGTTACCCGAATATCCCAACGCCATGCCAAACCTTCACACATCACCAGGCATAATGAGGGGACTTCTAGATGTGAGAGCAACTTGCTTATCAACGACCATGTTACTTGAGGCCGCAAGGGCTCTTGCCAACGTAGTAGACAGAAGACGGTTGTCCCCACAAAAAATAACCCCGGATGTCTTCTGCGACGAGGTCAGCCCATGTGTCGCTGAAGCCGTTGGACAAGCTGCAATAAGGGAAGGTTTTGCATCACTTACATTGCCAGAGGGACAAATATACCATAACCTATGGGAAAGCCTCTACGGGAACAAGTTATCCCGGCACTGA
- a CDS encoding methylated-DNA/protein-cysteinemethyltransferase (PFAM: 6-O-methylguanine DNA methyltransferase, DNA binding domain~TIGRFAM: O-6-methylguanine DNA methyltransferase~COGs: COG0350 Methylated DNA-protein cysteine methyltransferase~InterPro IPR001497: IPR014048~KEGG: psl:Psta_3745 methylated-DNA/protein-cysteinemethyltransferase~PFAM: Methylated-DNA-[protein]-cysteine S-methyltransferase DNA binding~SPTR: Methylated-DNA-[protein]-cysteine S-methyltransferase;~TIGRFAM: methylated-DNA/protein-cysteine methyltransferase), with the protein MVKLKVIPENTQLAKCCLSSSLGTWWVVWSDEGIVRTTTTNDERFRSIQESNPPDWLKCAWRDFWNGHKVDVVFCAYKKPQPFTMKVYETVYSIPFGSTLTYKEVAYLAGNVRASRAVGTIMRSNPWALFVPCHRVVGSDGSMRGYGGPEGIELKKALLAFERTLRLDN; encoded by the coding sequence ATGGTGAAGCTAAAGGTCATACCCGAGAATACTCAATTAGCGAAGTGTTGTCTTTCTTCGTCTTTAGGTACTTGGTGGGTGGTGTGGAGTGATGAGGGAATAGTTAGAACCACAACCACGAATGACGAGCGCTTCAGAAGCATCCAAGAGTCCAATCCCCCAGATTGGCTTAAATGTGCCTGGCGTGATTTTTGGAACGGCCATAAAGTTGATGTTGTTTTTTGCGCTTACAAGAAACCTCAGCCTTTCACTATGAAGGTATATGAGACTGTATATTCCATTCCCTTTGGTAGTACCTTAACTTACAAAGAAGTTGCTTATCTTGCTGGAAACGTTAGAGCTTCGAGGGCCGTAGGTACTATAATGAGAAGCAATCCATGGGCTCTTTTTGTGCCATGTCATCGAGTTGTAGGTTCTGACGGAAGTATGAGAGGCTATGGAGGTCCCGAGGGAATAGAATTAAAAAAGGCCCTCTTAGCTTTTGAGCGTACGCTACGCTTGGATAATTAG
- a CDS encoding Isoprenylcysteine carboxyl methyltransferase (PFAM: Phospholipid methyltransferase~COGs: COG2020 Putative protein-S-isoprenylcysteine methyltransferase~InterPro IPR007269~KEGG: aco:Amico_1355 putative protein-S-isoprenylcysteine methyltransferase-like protein~PFAM: Isoprenylcysteine carboxyl methyltransferase~SPTR: Putative uncharacterized protein) — MRFETNREHIRALAFKYRGGVWTLLFFVVYFLAEPSRGSIYLGLPLVVLGQLIRLWAAGTIKKYRGESVKAEQLITWGPYGLVRNPLYIGNGLIGLGWALISGSLLALVVFLVVFVLLYGMLIVPWEEKYLGNKFPEEYNNYKKQTGRFFPKGMIALDRLRGPFDLRILWISERYSLAITVLGTFILIFKGGVLW, encoded by the coding sequence TTGAGATTTGAAACTAATAGAGAGCACATCAGGGCGTTGGCCTTCAAGTATAGAGGAGGAGTATGGACCCTCCTATTTTTTGTGGTTTATTTCTTGGCGGAGCCCAGTAGAGGTTCTATTTATTTAGGATTACCTTTAGTTGTTTTGGGGCAGTTAATTCGACTGTGGGCGGCCGGGACCATAAAAAAGTACAGAGGGGAATCTGTTAAGGCAGAGCAGCTGATAACATGGGGGCCTTATGGCCTAGTTAGAAACCCTCTATATATAGGCAATGGTTTGATTGGTCTTGGATGGGCTCTAATATCTGGAAGCTTATTGGCACTAGTTGTTTTTTTGGTGGTTTTCGTGTTGCTTTACGGGATGTTGATAGTTCCTTGGGAAGAAAAATATTTAGGGAACAAGTTCCCTGAAGAATATAATAATTACAAGAAACAGACGGGCAGGTTTTTCCCTAAAGGAATGATTGCTCTTGATAGGCTTAGAGGTCCTTTCGATTTGAGAATTTTGTGGATAAGCGAGAGGTATTCCTTGGCAATTACAGTATTGGGCACTTTCATTCTAATTTTCAAAGGTGGCGTTTTATGGTGA
- a CDS encoding hypothetical protein (PFAM: Uncharacterised protein family (UPF0104)~TIGRFAM: conserved hypothetical protein~InterPro IPR005242~KEGG: aco:Amico_1356 hypothetical protein~SPTR: Putative uncharacterized protein): protein MTVRKGLALFLGLSFLVSSIVLLSSIDLNTIDVLAKANVKMLGYVFLLLILSWCLDAYKLHSVVAAAGEHISYKFAFLLNWLRYFGCAITPMQSGGGPFQVYFLYKSGIPIGKGIAITLVGTLMTLLQIGIVVPMALLYVPELMKGKLLLKGALYYVAIFVMAMWVIVVLSLLRPNLIKKLSGAIILFLNRWGLVRKKRVLKFVRRAYREIDNYNRNFQLFFTSGLAKFLLAFLVSWLQMIALFSILPCIIWALGFNVSYIEAFFAQALLMFLLYFVPTPGASGVAEGGGTAIFAFLVPWNMAGVVAITWRLFTEYLSIAMGAVTAVLLLGWGGAEKVLSGYTSNDEEES, encoded by the coding sequence TTGACGGTGAGGAAGGGCCTGGCATTGTTTTTGGGCCTGTCGTTTTTGGTAAGTTCTATAGTACTATTATCTAGCATAGATTTGAATACCATAGATGTGCTTGCCAAAGCAAATGTGAAGATGCTAGGTTACGTTTTCCTATTATTGATCCTTTCTTGGTGTCTGGATGCATATAAGCTACACTCTGTGGTTGCTGCGGCAGGAGAGCATATTTCATATAAATTTGCATTTTTGCTCAATTGGCTGAGGTATTTTGGCTGTGCAATTACGCCCATGCAGAGTGGCGGAGGACCTTTCCAAGTCTATTTCCTCTATAAGAGTGGTATCCCCATAGGGAAAGGAATAGCTATTACTTTAGTAGGGACATTGATGACGCTGCTTCAAATAGGCATCGTGGTTCCTATGGCTTTGCTATATGTGCCTGAGCTTATGAAGGGCAAGCTCCTCCTGAAGGGAGCGTTATATTACGTTGCCATATTTGTGATGGCTATGTGGGTGATAGTAGTTCTCAGTTTGCTTCGTCCCAATTTGATAAAGAAGTTGTCTGGGGCGATTATTTTATTCTTGAACAGATGGGGGTTAGTAAGGAAGAAAAGAGTGCTTAAGTTTGTCAGGAGAGCTTACAGAGAAATAGATAATTACAATAGAAATTTCCAGCTGTTTTTTACGTCAGGCCTTGCAAAGTTTTTGTTAGCCTTCTTGGTATCCTGGCTCCAAATGATAGCGCTATTCTCCATACTACCATGTATTATATGGGCGTTAGGTTTTAATGTGTCTTATATAGAAGCTTTTTTTGCCCAGGCGCTGCTTATGTTTCTTTTGTATTTCGTTCCAACGCCAGGAGCAAGCGGGGTCGCAGAGGGTGGAGGAACTGCTATATTTGCTTTTCTGGTTCCCTGGAACATGGCGGGTGTTGTAGCTATAACTTGGAGGTTGTTCACAGAATATTTGTCTATTGCCATGGGGGCCGTGACCGCGGTTTTATTGCTTGGGTGGGGCGGGGCTGAGAAAGTGTTAAGTGGCTATACTAGCAACGACGAGGAGGAGAGCTGA
- a CDS encoding D-alpha,beta-D-heptose 1,7-bisphosphate phosphatase (PFAM: Polynucleotide kinase 3 phosphatase~TIGRFAM: D,D-heptose 1,7-bisphosphate phosphatase; HAD-superfamily hydrolase, subfamily IIIA; histidinol-phosphate phosphatase family domain; histidinol-phosphatase~COGs: COG0241 Histidinol phosphatase and related phosphatase~InterPro IPR004446: IPR006543: IPR006549~KEGG: aco:Amico_1357 histidinol-phosphate phosphatase family protein~PRIAM: Histidinol-phosphatase~SPTR: D,D-heptose 1,7-bisphosphate phosphatase;~TIGRFAM: histidinol-phosphate phosphatase family protein; D,D-heptose 1,7-bisphosphate phosphatase; hydrolase, HAD-superfamily, subfamily IIIA), whose amino-acid sequence MKQPAVFLDRDGTIIKEVDYLDSLEKVELLPGVPEALSALRAGGFKLFVVTNQSGVARGYFTETFVQKTHEFISHILGKQGCEIDGFYFCPHHPTEGKESYRQKCNCRKPEPGMVLRAASEHDLDLRRSWIIGDKKSDIMTAKSVGIKAVLVLTGYGRETEAELVKAGIKVPVCEDIQAAAKVILKESQLIA is encoded by the coding sequence ATGAAGCAGCCAGCAGTTTTTTTGGATAGGGATGGAACGATAATAAAGGAAGTTGATTATTTGGATTCCTTGGAGAAAGTAGAGCTCCTCCCAGGAGTGCCTGAGGCACTATCGGCTTTACGTGCTGGAGGGTTCAAGCTGTTTGTCGTAACTAACCAGAGTGGTGTGGCAAGAGGCTATTTCACTGAGACTTTTGTGCAAAAGACCCATGAATTTATATCGCACATATTAGGAAAGCAGGGGTGCGAGATAGATGGATTTTACTTTTGCCCTCACCACCCCACAGAGGGAAAGGAAAGCTACAGGCAGAAATGTAATTGCAGGAAGCCGGAACCGGGCATGGTATTGAGGGCAGCTTCTGAACACGACTTGGATCTGCGCCGTTCCTGGATAATAGGAGATAAAAAGTCGGATATAATGACTGCTAAAAGCGTTGGAATAAAAGCCGTGTTAGTTTTAACTGGTTACGGCCGAGAGACTGAGGCAGAGCTAGTGAAGGCCGGAATAAAGGTTCCTGTGTGCGAAGATATACAGGCGGCGGCTAAAGTTATTTTGAAAGAAAGTCAACTTATTGCTTGA